A stretch of the Spirochaetota bacterium genome encodes the following:
- a CDS encoding prepilin-type N-terminal cleavage/methylation domain-containing protein → MKYLKHLYSNNGFTLIEILVATAVSSIILIMIYTAHHSIIQSVNSLSKTALFYEEVNLAIYRMNRDFSCAYFDRFKEKLFFIGSNEYGNKS, encoded by the coding sequence ATGAAATATTTAAAACATTTATATTCTAATAATGGATTCACACTTATTGAAATTCTGGTGGCAACAGCAGTATCATCAATTATTCTAATTATGATATATACCGCTCATCACTCAATTATTCAATCAGTAAACAGTTTATCAAAAACTGCTCTTTTTTATGAAGAAGTTAATTTAGCAATTTATAGAATGAACCGTGATTTTTCATGTGCATACTTTGATAGATTTAAAGAAAAACTATTTTTTATTGGAAGCAATGAATATGGCAATAAAAGT
- a CDS encoding prepilin-type N-terminal cleavage/methylation domain-containing protein, producing the protein MKTSNKGFTLIEILVSIAILSIAMLGIMSAVSSGIFGITKNKNLTIAMLIAQSQMNKFLIDNQRGPDLQDEPVSDYPGFSFSRTITRYENAMIGPIDAYKVVITVKWLERQQERSYSISYIYPKH; encoded by the coding sequence ATGAAGACATCAAATAAAGGGTTTACCCTGATAGAAATTCTTGTTTCAATAGCCATATTATCAATTGCCATGTTGGGCATTATGAGCGCAGTGTCATCAGGGATATTCGGAATTACTAAAAACAAAAACTTAACTATAGCAATGCTCATAGCCCAAAGCCAGATGAATAAATTTTTAATAGACAACCAACGTGGTCCTGATTTGCAGGATGAACCAGTTTCTGATTATCCAGGTTTCAGCTTTTCACGAACTATCACCCGTTATGAGAACGCCATGATTGGACCTATAGATGCGTATAAGGTTGTTATTACTGTTAAATGGCTGGAACGACAACAAGAACGCTCATATAGCATATCATATATATATCCAAAACACTAA
- a CDS encoding type II secretion system protein produces MIKFLKTNNKGFTLIELIVVIAVFSILSIVVMPRIINYLSSARDNFLIFSTIVAKTFDDAFINHRTNFFVIHCHSKENEISEISNTLFERTNGISVAILNDNSEFIDNPNKLLKTREFPDSFAIKEVLLPDGSIYTSGNVMIPVYSSGSTSGAIVHILTNNEEEWSLIINPYIKAPKVVKGYTTYEDIK; encoded by the coding sequence ATGATAAAATTCCTTAAAACAAATAACAAGGGTTTTACATTAATTGAACTGATAGTAGTTATTGCAGTATTTTCTATATTGTCTATTGTTGTAATGCCTCGTATTATTAATTATCTTTCATCAGCACGGGATAATTTTTTAATTTTTAGTACGATAGTTGCAAAAACGTTTGATGATGCATTTATCAACCATCGTACCAATTTTTTTGTAATCCATTGTCACAGCAAGGAAAATGAAATTTCAGAGATTTCTAATACACTATTTGAACGTACAAATGGTATATCTGTTGCAATTCTCAATGATAATTCAGAATTTATAGATAATCCAAATAAATTATTAAAAACAAGAGAATTCCCTGATTCATTTGCTATAAAAGAAGTGCTGCTGCCAGATGGTTCAATTTATACTTCCGGTAATGTTATGATACCAGTATATTCTTCTGGATCAACCAGTGGAGCTATTGTTCACATACTAACAAATAATGAGGAAGAATGGTCGTTGATTATTAATCCCTATATAAAAGCACCTAAAGTAGTAAAAGGGTATACTACATATGAAGACATCAAATAA
- the gspG gene encoding type II secretion system major pseudopilin GspG: MKLQNLLQFIKRISKYCNNDKGFTLIELLIVITIIAILSIVVVPRFMDIPQKAKVEAARQQIAAFAMALDHYYLDNGNYPTTEQGLQALIEKPTTDPIPQNYNPKGYMDKKKIPNDPWGNPYVYNCPGQHGNDYEIMSYGADGKEGGTGFDSDITSWQ, translated from the coding sequence ATGAAGTTACAGAATTTACTTCAGTTTATTAAAAGAATTTCAAAATATTGTAACAACGATAAAGGCTTCACACTTATAGAATTGTTAATTGTCATCACTATAATTGCAATACTATCAATTGTAGTTGTCCCCAGGTTTATGGATATACCTCAGAAAGCAAAGGTTGAAGCTGCACGTCAGCAGATAGCTGCATTTGCAATGGCTCTTGACCATTATTATCTGGATAACGGCAACTATCCAACAACCGAACAGGGTCTTCAAGCACTTATTGAAAAACCAACGACTGACCCCATTCCACAAAATTACAACCCAAAAGGTTATATGGATAAAAAGAAAATTCCAAATGACCCATGGGGGAACCCTTACGTCTATAATTGTCCCGGACAGCATGGAAATGATTATGAGATAATGAGTTATGGCGCTGACGGCAAAGAAGGTGGAACTGGATTTGATTCTGACATAACAAGCTGGCAATGA
- a CDS encoding type II secretion system F family protein produces the protein MIFEYIALTSKGESVADIIDAPSEVIARQRLRANGLYIVKISKQDSEIAATPEISTNIFNTIIDRISYYISLQLSAKEISTFSRQLSTMLKAGMPLLTSISTIIDQIENPIFKRAIIDIKTKVEEGSSLSNALERHHYIFNEMYINMIRVGESLGSLDNALERLADLEEKKNLLKSKVQSALWYPAFMIMFAIAVVTFLMVSIIPSLGRMFAELGKDLPLPTKIVMGISNFITSFWYVIVIIIILGIYYFNRYKKTDEGRRKIDELKLKLPVVSSLYKKILIHRFTYNLGILLSNRVDVIKSFEIVQRLMRNVLIEENIKKAAKMVQEGSSISNALSKEKFLPQYIIGMIAAGESSDTVDEMLLNIGKIYENEIELSINSMTSLIEPIIIVCMGFVIGLIVISVLLPIFEMNLIVK, from the coding sequence ATGATATTTGAATATATTGCTCTAACCAGTAAAGGTGAATCTGTAGCAGATATTATTGATGCACCATCTGAAGTCATTGCACGGCAACGTTTACGAGCTAACGGATTATATATAGTAAAAATTTCAAAGCAGGATTCTGAAATAGCAGCTACTCCTGAAATTTCAACTAATATTTTTAACACAATAATCGACAGGATATCATACTATATAAGTTTACAACTAAGTGCAAAAGAGATCAGTACTTTTTCACGACAATTATCGACTATGCTTAAAGCAGGGATGCCTCTTTTAACATCTATATCAACAATAATTGACCAGATAGAAAACCCAATCTTTAAAAGAGCAATCATTGATATTAAAACAAAAGTTGAGGAAGGCTCCTCTCTGTCTAATGCACTTGAAAGACATCATTATATCTTTAATGAAATGTATATAAATATGATTCGTGTTGGTGAAAGTTTAGGTTCACTTGATAATGCTCTTGAACGCCTGGCTGACTTAGAAGAAAAAAAGAATTTATTAAAAAGTAAAGTCCAATCTGCATTATGGTATCCTGCTTTTATGATCATGTTTGCCATTGCAGTTGTTACTTTCTTGATGGTAAGTATCATACCTTCATTAGGTAGAATGTTTGCAGAATTAGGTAAAGATTTACCACTACCTACCAAAATAGTAATGGGTATCAGTAATTTTATTACTTCATTCTGGTATGTTATTGTGATAATTATTATATTAGGTATATACTACTTTAACCGATACAAAAAAACAGACGAAGGAAGAAGAAAGATAGATGAATTAAAGTTAAAATTACCAGTAGTAAGCTCGCTGTATAAAAAGATATTGATCCATAGATTTACATATAATTTAGGAATTCTATTATCCAACCGAGTTGATGTAATAAAATCATTTGAGATAGTTCAGCGCTTAATGCGAAACGTTCTTATAGAAGAAAATATAAAAAAAGCAGCCAAAATGGTACAGGAAGGGTCTTCAATTTCAAATGCATTATCAAAAGAAAAGTTTTTGCCACAATACATCATTGGCATGATTGCAGCAGGCGAATCAAGTGATACTGTAGATGAAATGTTGCTTAACATTGGCAAAATATATGAAAATGAAATTGAATTATCAATTAATAGTATGACAAGCCTCATAGAACCTATCATTATTGTTTGTATGGGGTTTGTTATTGGCTTAATAGTAATTTCTGTACTATTGCCAATTTTTGAAATGAATTTAATAGTTAAATAA
- the gspE gene encoding type II secretion system ATPase GspE, whose protein sequence is MIGIKNKKIGQILIDKRLINNEDLQDALLSQQTTPLKIGQIFIKKGLINESVLLKALAVQFSMEFAETLNFSDDENILNAIPAQFLKRYKIAPYSVNVKKNIIKVAINDPLLIQPLDNIKIIFENYKIVPVLSPEKEISKIINNHFELIKDNSTTSVIENLEESDFEILTSPITETEDILDMANEAPIIRLVNTVIKQAIEDRASDIHIEPFEKDLVIRFRIDGILYNMFTPPKKYQAAIISRIKIMANLNIAENRLPQDGRIQLKVGGKDIDIRVSVFPTYYGERIVLRLLNKSDMKFDLDSLGFSKETLKVFNDLIKKTHGIILVTGPTGSGKTTTLYSVLTRLNTADVNILTVEDPIEYQLHGVGQMQVKPKIDLTFAAGLRSILRQDPDIIMVGEIRDLETAEIAIQAALTGHRVFSTIHTNDAASGITRLLDMGVEPFLIASSVNAFLAQRLVRTICPHCKQSYKPDPVLLKDLGIKPSQIQEKKLYRGKGCDKCINTGYLGRTGIYELLPVTNDIRKLIMEHADAVQIKETAISNGMKTLLQDGVEKALQGITTLEEVLRVS, encoded by the coding sequence ATGATAGGTATTAAGAATAAAAAAATTGGGCAGATATTAATTGATAAAAGATTAATCAACAATGAAGATCTTCAGGATGCCCTTCTATCGCAACAAACAACACCATTGAAAATAGGCCAGATATTTATAAAAAAAGGGTTAATTAATGAATCAGTTTTATTAAAAGCACTGGCAGTCCAATTTTCAATGGAATTTGCTGAAACACTGAATTTTTCTGATGATGAAAATATACTCAATGCAATCCCAGCACAGTTTCTAAAGAGATATAAAATAGCCCCCTACTCTGTAAATGTAAAAAAGAATATTATTAAAGTTGCCATCAATGATCCTCTTTTAATTCAGCCATTAGATAACATTAAGATTATCTTTGAAAATTACAAAATTGTGCCCGTTCTATCACCTGAAAAAGAAATTTCAAAAATAATTAATAATCATTTTGAACTTATTAAAGATAACTCAACAACATCGGTCATAGAAAACCTTGAAGAATCTGATTTTGAAATTTTAACATCCCCCATTACCGAAACTGAAGATATTCTGGATATGGCCAATGAAGCACCCATTATCCGTCTTGTTAATACTGTAATCAAACAGGCCATAGAAGACCGGGCAAGTGATATTCATATAGAGCCCTTTGAAAAAGATCTCGTCATACGGTTCAGAATTGATGGCATTTTATACAATATGTTTACACCACCAAAGAAATATCAGGCAGCCATTATATCCCGAATTAAAATCATGGCTAATTTAAACATTGCAGAAAACCGTCTGCCCCAGGATGGTAGAATACAATTAAAAGTTGGAGGAAAGGATATAGATATCCGTGTTTCAGTATTCCCTACATATTACGGCGAGCGGATTGTTTTAAGATTACTTAATAAGAGTGACATGAAATTTGATCTGGATTCCCTGGGGTTTTCCAAGGAAACATTAAAAGTATTTAATGACTTAATCAAAAAAACACACGGAATAATACTTGTTACAGGACCAACTGGTAGCGGTAAAACAACAACATTGTATAGTGTTTTAACACGACTTAATACTGCTGATGTAAACATCTTAACTGTAGAAGACCCAATAGAATATCAGCTACATGGTGTTGGGCAAATGCAGGTAAAGCCAAAAATAGACCTCACCTTTGCAGCTGGACTCAGGTCAATTTTACGCCAGGACCCTGATATAATAATGGTTGGTGAAATACGCGATTTAGAAACAGCCGAAATTGCAATTCAGGCAGCGTTGACCGGTCATAGAGTTTTTTCAACTATTCATACCAATGATGCTGCCAGTGGTATTACCCGTCTGCTTGATATGGGTGTTGAACCATTTCTCATTGCGTCCTCAGTCAATGCTTTTTTAGCTCAACGGTTGGTACGCACCATATGCCCTCACTGCAAACAATCATACAAACCTGATCCTGTTTTACTCAAGGATCTGGGTATTAAGCCTTCTCAAATTCAGGAAAAAAAATTATACAGAGGCAAAGGCTGCGATAAATGTATCAATACCGGCTATTTAGGTCGAACGGGAATTTACGAATTACTCCCTGTTACGAATGACATCCGAAAGTTAATCATGGAACATGCGGATGCAGTACAGATAAAAGAAACAGCAATTTCCAATGGAATGAAAACCCTTCTCCAAGATGGTGTAGAAAAAGCTCTTCAGGGCATTACAACATTAGAAGAAGTATTGCGGGTTAGTTAA
- a CDS encoding secretin N-terminal domain-containing protein, protein MKKNTFNFNYYLFTVLSSILIISFLYAQQENTTPKKPAEPQTPQAEIIAPKDEPKEAQPKPEIKIEKIKGKKKDEEKYFTLNFKDVELSEFLSVMSQLIGKNIVIDERVRGKITISSVKKIPVKDAYEVMKAILELKGFAVVESENLIKILPIKDAIKKNVEVIIDTTKKQIVPSDDQTITYLQEIKNADAEQIANVLRALKSPNTDIIVYRDLNIIIYSGTASEIHGLIKIASSLDKKIQELEIDKTIKGDINVVHLENADAEKLAAVLSRIPFAEYAAISKGDQSQQVDVAKQAQQIAQAKAAITDKQKLSIIANKETNSLIITAKPEEFRMIKNIIDQLDIVREQVLIEALIIEVSADSGWGFGIDWMLGDQYSSHLYGGSSIQGTPPSYTLPSGMTGKKIAVPLSTGFQIGYLSDKSMLGFALLNATGAEKHYNILSTPQILTTDNQEAEINVGEEIPVPTNNRISDTGVQFYTYEYKSVGVKLKLTPHITSQNSITLDLYQEVNSVLGQTTVLESGSVIPPKLGKRDIKTKINIADGKTIVVGGLITNNKSVEETKVPILGDIPLLGWFFKRKVVEYKKTNLLVFITPHIVTKQAKIDALTEQKREEQRRLQLD, encoded by the coding sequence ATGAAAAAAAATACATTTAATTTCAATTACTATCTGTTTACTGTACTTTCAAGCATATTAATTATATCGTTCCTTTACGCTCAACAAGAAAATACTACCCCCAAAAAGCCTGCTGAGCCTCAGACTCCACAGGCTGAAATTATTGCACCAAAAGATGAGCCAAAAGAAGCTCAACCAAAACCAGAAATTAAAATTGAAAAAATCAAAGGTAAAAAGAAAGACGAAGAAAAATATTTTACCCTCAACTTTAAAGATGTTGAGTTATCTGAATTTTTAAGCGTTATGAGCCAGCTTATAGGGAAAAATATTGTTATTGATGAACGTGTCAGAGGAAAAATTACAATTTCATCAGTAAAGAAGATACCTGTCAAAGATGCATACGAAGTAATGAAAGCAATTCTTGAATTAAAAGGATTTGCAGTAGTTGAATCCGAGAACCTTATAAAAATTTTACCCATCAAAGATGCAATCAAAAAAAATGTTGAAGTAATTATTGATACCACAAAAAAGCAGATTGTACCTTCAGATGACCAGACCATTACTTATTTACAGGAAATCAAAAATGCTGATGCTGAACAAATAGCAAATGTTTTGCGAGCATTAAAATCGCCTAATACTGACATTATTGTTTACCGGGATTTAAATATAATTATTTACAGCGGTACAGCATCAGAAATACATGGTCTAATCAAAATTGCATCCTCACTTGATAAAAAAATACAGGAACTTGAAATTGATAAAACCATAAAAGGCGATATCAATGTTGTGCATCTTGAAAATGCTGATGCTGAGAAGCTGGCTGCAGTTTTATCAAGGATTCCTTTTGCAGAGTATGCGGCAATAAGTAAAGGTGACCAATCACAGCAGGTAGATGTTGCCAAACAGGCACAGCAAATTGCTCAGGCCAAAGCAGCAATAACTGATAAACAGAAACTATCGATCATAGCTAATAAAGAAACCAATTCACTCATAATAACAGCTAAACCTGAAGAATTCAGGATGATAAAAAATATCATAGACCAGCTGGATATTGTACGTGAACAGGTATTAATTGAAGCATTAATTATTGAAGTATCTGCAGATAGTGGCTGGGGTTTTGGCATAGACTGGATGCTGGGCGATCAATATAGCTCACATCTGTATGGTGGTTCATCAATACAGGGAACCCCACCATCGTATACACTTCCATCAGGCATGACAGGCAAAAAAATTGCAGTACCATTATCAACAGGATTCCAGATTGGTTATCTTTCAGATAAATCTATGTTGGGATTTGCATTGTTAAATGCAACTGGTGCTGAAAAACATTATAATATTCTATCAACACCACAAATCCTTACAACTGACAACCAGGAAGCTGAGATAAATGTAGGGGAAGAAATTCCTGTTCCAACCAACAATAGAATAAGCGATACTGGTGTTCAGTTTTATACCTATGAGTATAAATCTGTTGGGGTAAAACTGAAGCTTACACCTCATATTACATCCCAAAATAGCATTACCTTAGATTTATATCAGGAAGTAAATTCCGTTCTTGGTCAAACAACAGTGCTTGAATCAGGATCAGTAATTCCTCCTAAATTGGGCAAACGGGATATTAAAACAAAAATTAATATTGCAGATGGCAAAACAATAGTGGTAGGCGGATTAATTACCAACAATAAAAGTGTTGAAGAAACAAAAGTTCCTATTTTGGGCGATATACCTTTATTAGGTTGGTTTTTTAAACGCAAAGTTGTTGAATACAAAAAAACCAATCTTCTGGTATTTATTACACCTCATATTGTTACGAAACAAGCAAAAATTGATGCGCTAACTGAACAAAAACGCGAAGAACAAAGAAGATTACAATTAGACTAG
- a CDS encoding SpoIIE family protein phosphatase has translation MIKKNNSMFILTFILLFIILSLTSQSYVVAQVLHLSKWKYTTGKSSQGYNDAMKLPFKPLKATNNLHTLVPNYEGFVWLRSDFTASDQIINVPLIGILLGRIMIADETYCNGELIGMTGQFPPKFFSEWNKYRLYMLPKSILKTNENNVLLIKVYVNHEGSIAGKNIIGNYKELEKEYDYFDFIDSRINAIISFLFLLVGCYYILMYILRKKDIENLYFGLTCIAFSLYLINFFITRLPGFHYNVIPYLLFQKIIFVLIFVIAYLLSRFLTRYLDISDNKIIKAILGLSTIIPSVILLLAKDYSSFLNIRYKAILFIIIPAIYIISITIIALKQKKKEAKILMFGSIPLYFCTFWDLIVHNIFKIDDAIYLMGFGFPSLLISIAAILAIQTVQYHNEVEELNITLEKKVEDRTRQLYEANQELKLALNQNREQQEIAQRDMIMAVNVQRSIIPQKAPDVKNYEIGLYAQAMSGVSGDFYDFYIDNDTLVGIGLFDVSGHGIASGLLTILSKSIVFRHFMKRINIHLGKVIEFINQELVQELENVDNYLTGILLRFSDNKVEYVNAAHTEMLLKRKETNSVLVCAHKEKDIKGMFLGKSVFQTTYTPLQFSIRPGDQLLVYSDGITEQKNKDAEEFGFERLKEAFLHAQGQTAQEICEYIINIFNEFRGDVGFGDDVTVIVLKKK, from the coding sequence ATGATTAAAAAAAACAATTCAATGTTTATCCTTACTTTTATTTTACTGTTCATTATACTATCATTAACATCACAATCCTATGTTGTGGCCCAGGTTCTTCACCTGTCTAAATGGAAATATACTACAGGTAAGTCATCACAGGGCTATAATGATGCTATGAAACTACCATTCAAACCATTAAAAGCTACCAATAATTTACATACATTAGTTCCCAACTATGAAGGATTTGTATGGTTACGCAGTGATTTTACTGCTTCAGATCAAATAATAAATGTGCCATTGATAGGAATTTTGTTAGGAAGAATAATGATAGCCGATGAAACCTATTGTAATGGTGAGCTTATTGGAATGACGGGACAATTCCCTCCAAAATTTTTTAGCGAATGGAATAAATATAGATTATATATGTTGCCAAAGAGTATTCTGAAAACCAATGAAAATAATGTATTACTCATAAAGGTCTATGTTAACCATGAAGGGTCTATAGCTGGGAAAAATATTATTGGTAACTATAAAGAATTAGAGAAGGAATACGATTATTTTGACTTCATTGATTCAAGGATAAACGCAATTATTTCTTTTCTTTTTTTGTTAGTAGGTTGTTATTACATACTGATGTATATATTGCGTAAAAAAGACATAGAAAATTTATATTTTGGATTAACATGTATTGCATTTTCTTTATATTTAATAAATTTTTTTATTACCCGGCTACCAGGATTCCATTATAATGTTATACCATATCTGTTATTTCAAAAAATAATCTTTGTTTTAATTTTTGTGATTGCATATTTATTATCAAGGTTTTTAACCAGGTACCTTGATATTTCTGACAATAAAATTATTAAGGCAATATTGGGATTATCAACTATTATACCTTCTGTAATTTTATTGCTGGCAAAGGATTACTCATCTTTCCTTAATATACGGTATAAAGCAATACTGTTTATTATAATACCTGCTATCTATATAATTTCTATTACAATTATTGCTTTAAAACAAAAGAAGAAAGAAGCTAAAATTTTGATGTTTGGAAGTATACCTTTGTATTTCTGTACATTCTGGGATCTTATTGTTCATAATATTTTTAAAATAGATGATGCTATATATCTTATGGGTTTTGGCTTTCCATCATTGTTAATATCAATTGCAGCAATATTAGCAATTCAAACAGTTCAGTATCATAATGAAGTGGAAGAATTAAATATAACATTAGAGAAAAAAGTTGAGGACAGAACACGACAGTTATATGAAGCAAATCAGGAATTAAAACTTGCATTGAACCAGAATCGTGAACAGCAGGAAATTGCTCAGAGAGATATGATAATGGCAGTTAATGTTCAGCGCAGTATTATCCCGCAAAAAGCACCAGATGTTAAAAATTATGAAATAGGTTTATATGCTCAGGCAATGTCAGGAGTATCAGGTGATTTTTATGATTTTTATATTGATAATGATACATTAGTGGGAATTGGATTATTTGATGTTTCAGGGCACGGTATTGCCTCAGGTTTGTTGACAATATTGTCAAAATCAATTGTTTTTCGTCATTTCATGAAACGTATCAATATCCATTTGGGTAAAGTAATTGAATTTATTAATCAAGAATTAGTACAGGAACTGGAAAATGTTGATAATTATTTAACGGGTATTCTTTTACGTTTTAGTGATAATAAGGTAGAATATGTCAATGCTGCTCATACTGAGATGCTTTTAAAACGCAAAGAAACAAATAGTGTTCTGGTATGTGCTCATAAAGAAAAAGATATAAAAGGAATGTTTTTAGGAAAAAGTGTTTTCCAGACTACCTATACACCCCTTCAATTCAGTATCAGGCCAGGTGATCAGCTGTTAGTATATAGTGATGGGATAACCGAACAAAAAAATAAAGATGCTGAAGAATTTGGATTTGAAAGGCTTAAAGAGGCTTTTTTACATGCTCAAGGACAAACTGCACAGGAAATTTGTGAATATATAATTAATATATTCAATGAATTCAGGGGGGATGTAGGGTTTGGTGATGATGTAACGGTTATAGTATTGAAAAAGAAGTAA
- a CDS encoding ROK family protein yields the protein MAHGEKINRRKENKRKHIVDIFRQHPILSKAEAKRYSGYSMDTIMTSFKILKNTGIIVSTEGKQKEKGRKALFYTLNHDKQVYLGITFNQKAVYTTIVSFSNKVLAKAKVGISSSISKEEFTRVILQQIDEVLSKNPVFTNNLVAVGCTVPGDIDTKNGILRSYTLMPQLKDFNFNELLSAKFPNTRIFFDHNISSMITYILSTSDINQRYDRIMVVSARAASAVGLIYKGAIVNSRGEIGHIKVCDENQRCICGRSGCLDCYFSYEAFVKLLQQQNAIDENECYDNVIAKLNNHYTNRTEGIFEKLDTALKFFSEALLDVINVFSPDYVLLTGDLFEIYNDPVAQIDFHIKDIFHDTGYISMYKRALMEFQSIKTESIAHGVCLSLIQQDWGYTV from the coding sequence ATGGCACATGGCGAAAAAATCAACAGACGAAAAGAAAATAAACGCAAGCATATAGTCGATATCTTCAGACAACACCCTATATTATCAAAAGCTGAAGCAAAACGGTATTCCGGGTATTCCATGGATACCATCATGACCTCTTTTAAAATTTTAAAAAATACCGGTATAATAGTATCTACTGAAGGAAAACAAAAGGAAAAAGGTCGTAAAGCGTTATTTTATACATTAAATCATGATAAGCAGGTATATTTAGGAATCACATTCAATCAGAAAGCAGTATACACAACTATCGTTAGTTTCAGCAACAAAGTTTTAGCAAAAGCAAAAGTTGGGATTTCCAGCAGTATTTCAAAAGAGGAATTTACCCGTGTCATACTACAACAAATTGATGAAGTGTTATCAAAAAATCCTGTGTTTACAAACAATCTTGTTGCTGTAGGTTGCACAGTACCTGGCGATATTGATACCAAAAATGGAATCTTACGATCATATACACTCATGCCACAATTAAAGGATTTTAATTTTAATGAACTTTTATCCGCTAAATTCCCCAATACACGAATATTTTTTGACCATAATATCAGCAGCATGATTACATATATTCTATCTACGTCTGATATTAATCAGCGTTATGACAGGATAATGGTTGTTTCAGCACGTGCAGCAAGTGCTGTTGGATTAATTTATAAGGGGGCGATAGTTAATAGTAGAGGGGAAATTGGCCATATAAAAGTCTGTGATGAGAACCAGCGATGTATCTGTGGAAGGAGTGGCTGCTTGGATTGCTATTTTTCCTATGAAGCATTTGTCAAGTTATTACAGCAGCAAAATGCCATAGATGAAAATGAATGTTACGATAATGTCATAGCAAAACTTAACAACCATTATACCAATAGAACCGAAGGTATATTTGAAAAGCTTGATACAGCACTGAAGTTTTTTTCTGAAGCATTACTTGATGTGATAAATGTTTTTTCACCGGATTATGTACTTCTTACTGGGGATCTCTTTGAAATATACAATGATCCTGTTGCCCAAATAGATTTTCATATAAAAGACATATTTCATGATACAGGATATATTTCAATGTATAAACGGGCATTAATGGAATTTCAAAGCATAAAAACTGAATCAATAGCCCACGGTGTATGCTTGAGTTTAATACAGCAGGATTGGGGATATACAGTATAA